The Dreissena polymorpha isolate Duluth1 chromosome 9, UMN_Dpol_1.0, whole genome shotgun sequence genome contains the following window.
TGACTATTACaatgacaaaatatgtattcttatacaaacattttgtgcTATTATTTGTCTAGAGGTTCACGACAGTTAAAAAGAACCTATGCACCTACAGTATTTGAAAATCATCTattgattatatatgtatatcttcatttattgttaaacacaattaatgcaatcagtacacgttttaataaactgttgtctacgaaacgtttaacaaatatcaacattacacGATATGTGCTAAGATCAAAGACATATACACGAAAACATTCGTATGTCCGTCGCAGTTTTTCAAACTTGAACTATACATTTTTAGGGGTGTAGcttggatttaaaaaaatggaTAGGCAGGTGCCTATAGTGCCTGAATGAAGCTACGCCCCTGAGTTGTTTGCAGTTTTGGTCTTTGTcattatgaaaaacaaaaattggtGCAAGGGTTAAGATTGCATGACTGGAGATTTCATTAACTGAgattgaaaatgtttttataatgcaGGTGTCAAAGCATCTTACCAGAGATCGAGATTCTAGACAGCGAGGACGAGGAAATACAGAGCGCTTTACTAGAGCCAATGCAGCACCAGGAACCAAGAACCATAAGGTGAAATATGTAACCTGTTCCtgagagttatgtgcccttgaactaaACCATACGCATGGCTGCTATGCCTGTGACAAAGCGGTGTGGGGGTATTGTTAGTCACCcttgtgacaaagctgtagttgTATCTACCCGTCTTTGTTAAGTTTTGGGGATTTTTAATTAGGAATCACGCGTGTCATCACATTAAGTCGCGCCATGCTTTTCACAATGTCCGCTAACTTTCCATCTTACTTTCCATCTTACTTCATTGTCACGTCATGCCACTTCCCAATAGGTTTCCCTGTCTGGCTATTTCTCAATAGTAGTAGAGGTATTGGCTTCAAACCCTGTTTATGTATGTAGGGTAATAAAGAGAAGACGATGAGTGGAGTGCACACAATTTGTAACTCCAGCTGCATTATGTACAACGTTATTACCATGGCTTCAAATATGTCTTTGTGGTAATTAGATGCAGTGACAGACACAAAATGTACAGTATACTATCTATGCTGAACAATAGGGAAAGCTGTTgttaatatattacaatataattaacctcaacttttattttacatttagcGATGATTCCACAGAGCCGTCTGTGGCTGATGTTTTACACGAGTTTCGGAACCGATACATCAAAGATTACCACACAAACTGTGTGATCACCCGTTCCAAGCCCTTAAATGGTGCCATACGACTATTAGAAAAGACGACGGTCAAGCTTCAGAATAAATTGTTTGTCAAGTTTTCCGAGGAGATTGGTGAGGACCATGGTGGACCAAGAAGAGAATTTTTCCGGTATGCTTCATTATATCATCACATGTCTAACATTAAAAAAGATGTCTTGTATTATTTAACACAAGCTTAAATAAAATACTGTAGTAAAACTAGAACATTCAAACAGTAATTGTGCAGTAACAGTACAGAACTATTACAGAACGTGTATTATACTTGTACAACTCAATACAAAACCAGTTCTGTTTTAGTACATTACAGGCACAAAGCCTATTCAATTCCAATAATTACTTGAACAGAACCAGTGTAGTTCTAGTACAGGACCAATCAAGGTATACATATTTGCAGATTGGCAATAGCAGAGCTTGGAGGTTCGAAATTTTTTGAAGGACCAGATGGAGCAAAGGTTTTCAGACATGATCTTCAACTTGTGGAAAAGGGGCAATACAGGATTGTGGGAAGGCTGTTGGCTATGTCACTCGCTCAGGACGGACCAGGTTTTCACTGGTTGAATAAGCAGCTTTTTGCAATGATGACGGGTCGTGAAGGGGAGACAACTGCTGCTGATGAAATCACGGACCCAAATATTAAGGAATGTCTCgaaatggtaattatattaaattaagtaaataaattaaaacagtcATCGTGTTTACAGGCACTGTGTTGACTAACAAATGATTCAGTTATTCCCcttacaaaataaagaaaaataaatctcTAGTTTTTTCAATGACAcagattttttaaattacaattttgttGATCCTAATCTTCCTGATGGCCAAGTCCCTTTTGGCTTTGCATATGTACGGTTTAATTATTGCTGTTTTCAGTCAACAAATAagttttctgacaaacacctaTCGCAGTGTGTCAAGTACATGACTGCGCTCTGACCCTATAATTGTTACAGCATTAATGTTAAGTTGGTTTATGTTTGTACTTAAATTTAATTGGATAAAATAAGTTATTTAGTTCATGTTTCAGTATGTGATTCAGTCTgtgatttattgttataaaaaaataaaaatctttttaaaaaatgcaaatagtCTTAAACTATCACTTGCCAATGAACTTAGAATGTGGATACAGAATAGGTCAAATTTCTACATATCTTTTGTCATGCTTCTTAATGTCCATTGCTGGAATTCAGTGTTGCCaatggtttgtttatttgaatattacatttttcattgaaaacaagAGTTTGGTAGATCCTAAAATGTCCCATCTGAAGCCACTGACTCTTGGTTAGCTTATTCACTTGCATGACTCCTTTGTAATCTCGTAAATAATAGGATCCAAGATCGGCGAAGCTCTTAGCAGCCTCCTAAttatgtgtgtatttcgaagtttatgaggtcctccCGCGCCTGAGGCAGCTTTATGTGAGGACCAGGAGtatgtcccagcactcctacttACTTTGCTCAATAGACGCAAGAAAGTTGGGACGAgtttttgaattatagctgcagtGTCTTGCTATTTAGTGGTTtatgaaagattttcaatttttgatgtGGTTTTGTATCGGGGTGGGGGAGCCGGAGTGCCCAGAGGAAACCCCActtgtccggtatggtgaccaccaaccaaactcacattctTCCGGGAACGGGGATTGAACGGGTTAgttgagaagcgcgtgtaccggACAATCCAATAATGTTTAGTACATCTTAACACGCATACTTGTGCAACATTTTGTTAAACATGGAAGCGTAACGACTTTAAATTTGAAGAAATTAGCATCAATTTATAGTGCTTTGATATATTTGCACGGATGCAATGTGATACTGTTATGTTAAGAATTGAGAAAACATCAAAACGCACGCGCTACACGTGCGACGTGACCTATTGGCAATGTTtaaatttccaacccttagtaaCAGAATATTGTGTGAATTAAAGGATTCCGTTACTGCGATGTAGATGATATTTTTTACACAAATGCACTTTACTTAAACACATTCATTACATTTATCAGCTGCAATATTAAAATATGAgaaattttattgaaacaaaatagcATTGTCAGAAAAAATAAAACCCGAAACGGGTATCGAACTCATGACTTGAATCAAAACGTATCGACGTTACGATCGGAAAATATCGTATGACAGGTCACGTCCAAATGACATCAACAATACAGTTATCAGTCCTGCTGAGTCACACTAGTGAAATTGCTTTTTTTCAAGTTTAGCGATTTTTTTTGGTAAGGAAGTTTTCAAGCAGATCTTTGAGAATAAATCATGTACAGTAAATTTTAGGTAGATGACAATGGATGTACAGCGGTACCTTAGGCGATCAAACAGCCATTGTTCACGTTAATTAAATTTGTCTGATTGTATTGATAGAAATGTTCAGATAGATGAATGGGCTTGACCAGGCGCGTAAACGTTTTAAAGATGAAATTGTTAAGTTtgcaatttaaatgtattttccgaaaccaaacttttgttttaataacgAAAGACACATATTTATTCATCCACATGGCTATTATTATATTGACCGTTTTTCCCATAATTTTACACATTGTTTCATTCATTAAAGGAGTATGCGTTTGTTATAAACTGAGCACGCACCATTTTAGAAAATCTAAGCTTAATCtttgtttatgtcccccaccactatagtgggggacatattgtttttgccctgtgtgttggttggtttgtttgtttgctccaactttaacattttgtaataacttttgcaatattgaagatagcaacttcatatttgtcatgcatgtgtatctcattgagctgcacattttgagtggtcaaggtcatccttcaagctcaaagttcaaatataaagcttcaaagcggcgcagaagggggcatagtgtttctgaaaaacacatatcttgttttcaattttgtaaaggAGGGCGTAAATCGTGACCATCTAGACTCGTCCATGCAACATATGATGTAacgcataaaaatatttatataatacatatgaCCAGTTTGGGACTTGAGCGACTATTAAAGTTATCCCCGCAACGCCTATTTGGTCAACAATAAATGACGTTTGCTTATTCTTTTTGTAAAAGTGTTGTTAACAACACAATACCAGTTGATCATAGGTCAAATTAAATATTCAAGTTAATGAAGCACGATTTGAAAGTAAAACTGACCTTTCCAACAACTAAATTCATACTTATTTTTTGGAGGACTTTGTGCAAATACATCACTTTATTGAGTATGGATGAAACTGTTTTACAAAGTACGTTAGTTCTTATGTTTAGACAATTTGTGATAATCACATTCATATCTAACGGGCATTAGAGTTCGATTTCCAAGTTTCATATTTATGAAGTGTCGCCGCAatgcattcttaaaaaattgcTGATATTTGGTAAACGCGCATTAGCTTCCGTTTTATGCCAATCGTACAGCACATCGCATTTGACTGTTACCTCAAATGAATAATAGTCTGTCAATGAAAATTGAATTCACTAAATGAAATGTGATAACAATATAGAATTCGAAATTATCAGAATTGCCATATTTTGCTTAGGACGTGTATAGTCGATGTATCGAAAAATAATGAATGTCTGGTGGATAAACTTCTTTACGTGGCAACATGATTACTttcacatattttatttgaaaaacaacacaGATGGTACATAAATGAACAAGAAACGTTTGCAAAATACGTAATACACTACTCAAATACTTTCATTTTATGACAATGTGAATACAGAAccaatgtacatatacatgtgaaattttgAGGCGGTTTGGAGGAAGCACTCGTTTTATGACAATGGTTAATGTTGACAATTGACATGGTGACCTCAAAGTGGTGTAGAGGCCATCTAAATACATGAACATGTCAAAATTTGAGGTTATTGGTGGAAGCAATTATGTTTAATGGGAAAAGTTAATGTTTTCTACAAGAACTTCTACTTGCCATGACATTTTACATAGTACCCTCAAGTTGATGTGATAGGACGAGGACACGTATGTACACAGACGTTTGTATGAGGTCAATATTTGCACAATTATGTATGGATCATGTTGATATTGAACTAGACGCGCCGGACACGATTTTCAACCAGAGTCAACTAAGACACTTGTCGCACACGTTTGCCTAGTTTGTTTGAAGTCAACCAATCATTTTCAGAGGAAATGATGTAACAACGGTGTCCTTTGCGATGAAGATTTATCATTATAAAGTGTGCGTGGCTCTCATAGCATCGACATTATTTCTCGtctcataaacaaatataaatctgTAGCCTCAACGCAGGTCTTTGCGGATGAAAGATTGTGTTCTTTCATGAGAGCCACGCACACTTTATATACATCTTCATCGCAAGGAATTACTGATCTGAATTCTGATTCTCTTCAACATGCTGCCATATCAATCTCCGTAACAGCTACAATGTGATTCTCTGCACTCTACAATGACGGAAAGCGGTACATTTGTTCTGGTCGACCAAATGGCACGTTACTATTAGACGAACGTCTAATGTGGTGATTGTTCCACATTTGAAAGGACCTGTCAAGTTCGTCCTGTAAcgtaaaatatatagattatattGAAGAGATATCAGAAGGGAGTACATATTTTGCATCGCTATATTGCGGTGCATTGCAGTGCTGCTTCGAATCCTGGTTCCGTACGAGAATAGCCAAATTCATGATCAATATCAATTGTGCTGTGAAGACACTGTTCAACGTCTCAACAAAAAATAGTCCTTATCGTTAACCATACTGTATGCCGAAACTATgtatcttgttgttgttgtttttaaataaaatatattttaatttatggaTCAACATTATGATTGCAATgtgcaaatgatttttttttaatgttctagAAGGCATGAATACTCCAAGAAATGTTTGCTAAATTTAATATCGGCGGTGTTACGAAGAAGGGGAATTATATCATAAGAAAGGACTGGACGGATCCACatacggacagacggaaagacgcaCAAATCTAACTGCTGACTGATCCAACTAAAACTTCTACTGTGGGCAGTACTACTTGTAAATTGTATAGCCTtagttaaaataaatcaaagcacaAACTAACATCTTTAAACTTTTTCGACATGCGGTACTTTCTTTTTGGTACACATCTAGGaggacattttttaacaaatcgtTTTCCACGttatataaacaattacaatatttctatatacattttttaaatgaaatattaaagctTCTCAAGaaaatgcatgtatttatattagaTAACTCAAATAAACGCACATAGCCTTAAACTTTATGTAGTCTCATGAACGAATATAGTTGGAAGCATTTAAATGGTAGGGAATGAAATatcaaattttggaaataaaaatgaCGTTAAATTTGACGATTAGTAAAAAAAGTGCAATGCGGGTCTCGTTGAATGTCGCGTTTATTATTTTAGCATTTGAACGTGATGATCGTCTGGTTCCGATGACAAGTCCCagccccaacccccccccccccccctccaaaaaaggGAACGTATCGGTTCATCggcttatttttatttatttattttattttattattattttatttttaattaattttatttattattgttatttttattttatttatttatttttttttattttttttttggggggggggggggtaacgaAAGACCCTTTTTATATGTTGTTCAAGCTtgtaattatcataaataattgtacATTCATTATTTTATACTGTGCATAAAAACATTCAACAACGGCATCAAAATGTGTGTCTGCACTCCAGAATAATGTATGGGGTTGGGTGGTAAAAGATAGGGTATGTCAATTCACTCGAACCTGACAACTTTCTTTTGCCTAACGAGTATGTGTAATATTGGATTTTTACCTGAATTAATGCAAGGAAACAAAACTGCACTAAGCttctgttattgcatatgtatgtttatggcgatgagctgtatgcttaagctaaaataaaatattctgttcaTAAATAAATTGCTGTTCTGTCCAGAAAGTCTCCGCTGAAATGGCCAATATCCTGTAGGTCTCTTAACTGTTCGATCCAGTATTGCATAAGGTGTCGTCTCAGGTAACCCCACCAACTTTCGATTTTTGATTTGCTGTACTGGCTCCATCTATATAAGCCCTATCATGGTCAGGGGAATCGCGtctgaaaaatgtttgaaaatttcgGACGTGTCCATTCTCTGTCCCGTAATCTCAGCGAACAAAACGAGGAAATCCACCATGTATTTTTACAGCCTCGAGATAGTACCCACCGATTACCCTGGgttttttatttgtatgataCACATTCAGCCAAATCAAACGTCTGGAGAAGCCACATATGCACCCGCTTATACAGAGTCCAAACGGCTTTAGTTTATCGTAGCCATCAAAGTGCCAAATGAAGTTTGGACCAGCAGCATAATATGCACGCCTGCGGATACTTATTGATCTCCTCAGAGCCACGCCTACTGGGTCCAAGTATAATGAAATTATACGCACATCTTCCATTCGTACATTAAGACCACTTTCTTTACATCTGACGGCCATCATACGATATCCATGCAGTTGACCGGATTGAAGAAGTTCGTTTTGTATAAAATGAGTAACGCTAGCCATGTTTGAATACTGTGTTCTTTTCAGTcctaatttaattaattttcttttcaaatggCGAATACTTATTTGAACACCGTAGTCCATTCTCAATACATGCTGAATTTCCCAGTTTTTTAAATCCTTTTCAAATAAATCGCATTGTATTTCCATTGTTTGATAATCAATGGCTGATCTGATGAGTATTAGCATCGGTCAGCTACTATAACTATGGcataactatggcgtgcgcacgtcataactatggcgtCATAGCTACGACGTGCGCTCGTCATAGAGACTGTTACAAAAATATTTCCTCTGCCCCCTTTATGCcactctatgacgtgcgcacgtcatagctatgacgtgcgcacgtcatagagactgttaaataaaatatttcctatgtccccttCATGCCACCGTATATTTTTTATTAGCATGACATAGTTTTGAAAGggttatatataattaaacacacTTTACTTTGAAAATTAAATACTATACACATTATGAAAGGATGTAATAATATTATCACGTTTAATAAAATCGTTTTAACATAATCTTACAGCTTCTCCCAAGCCCCGTTATAAACCCAAACACTGATATCAACACGTAGCACTTAGTATTGTCTGAGTTGTAAAACACCGATAGCGAACGTTTAAAACGCGTATCGTGTATTCACTATGTATCGAAACGGCTATGTTGACAATGTCGCAGCTTTAACGTGCTAAATT
Protein-coding sequences here:
- the LOC127846217 gene encoding uncharacterized protein LOC127846217 — protein: MAGRIQSEFVGDYVPSHEPYNIFAESYVDGKNTAVDRPTVLASRTKILCQSILPEIEILDSEDEEIQSALLEPMQHQEPRTISDDSTEPSVADVLHEFRNRYIKDYHTNCVITRSKPLNGAIRLLEKTTVKLQNKLFVKFSEEIGEDHGGPRREFFRLAIAELGGSKFFEGPDGAKVFRHDLQLVEKGQYRIVGRLLAMSLAQDGPGFHWLNKQLFAMMTGREGETTAADEITDPNIKECLEMSTNKFSDKHLSQCVKYMTAL